Proteins from one Neodiprion fabricii isolate iyNeoFabr1 chromosome 5, iyNeoFabr1.1, whole genome shotgun sequence genomic window:
- the LOC124182384 gene encoding eukaryotic translation initiation factor 4E-binding protein Mextli isoform X4, with the protein MATTQQLNRSRTLRKLEKPRPLKLTQHRHTTVDGRITTVEEIVSLIDNVAIHLSNGYFDRTLQMNVITMCNHLKLHAHQLEAIYKDQLDRAFVAIRNGSQDERLDVTTRVHLLELIELRAKQWRHTDAMDSYYCHKLSHLDIQGDVPLTPDTPTNLLISNLMPTASPTAPPILGPGEVIKNSGKFSKPTRISGKNYCKDEVVIRNSDSGKVMGIKGRRVHMIEELSETIISFQRVNPGAKERLVQITGTSEDKINYAKDLIKDTIQRNASPVRLEQGGSDKSGIGGSSSSLNSSASDESNRLQQQQQQASRFRSTLLHSFSTNDASIGEYKYTVTVDNHSLKITGSNLDLVKTAKLVLEEYFSGDSEHFTSGVEYFSFEEEPAYAPVTPTTPHTPITPGGLNAVGRKLSLDSAATSESEETYKPRPNSQLSPAAAAGSDQLF; encoded by the exons ATGGCGACCACACAGCAACTGAACAGAAGTAGAACACTAAGAAAACTTGAGAAGCCCAGACCTCTAAAGCTTACGCAGCATCGCCACACGACTGTCGACGGGCGGATCACGACtg TTGAGGAGATAGTTTCCTTGATCGACAATGTTGCGATACATCTATCGAATGGCTACTTCGACAGAACTCTGCAGATGAACGTCATCACAATGTGCAATCACCTCAAGCTTCATGCCCACCAATTGGAAGCTATTTACAAGG ACCAACTTGACAGAGCTTTCGTTGCTATCAGAAACGGTAGTCAAGATGAAAGGCTTGACGTCACGACTAGAGTTCACTTATTGGAGCTGATTGAACTCAGAGCGAAACAATGGCGTCATACAGACGCGATGGATTCCTATTATTGCCATAAACTTTCCCACCTCGACATT CAAGGAGACGTGCCGCTGACCCCAGACACGCCAACAAACTTGCTGATTTCTAACTTGATGCCAACGGCATCGCCGACCGCTCCCCCAATCCTCGGACCTGGCGAAGTGATAAAGAACAGtggtaaattttcaaaaccgaCTCGTATATCAGGAAAAAATTACTGCAAGGATGAAGTTGTGATACGCAACAGCGACTCTGGGAAAG TGATGGGAATAAAGGGGAGACGAGTTCACATGATTGAGGAGCTCAGCGAGACAATCATCTCCTTCCAGCGAG TGAATCCTGGAGCCAAAGAACGACTTGTCCAAATAACGGGAACCTCCGAGGACAAGATAAA CTACGCTAAGGACCTTATAAAAGATACAATACAGCGAAACGCATCCCCGGTGAGGCTGGAGCAGGGCGGAAGCGACAAGAGTGGAATAGGAGGCTCCAGCTCTTCGCTGAACAGCAGCGCATCAGACGAGAGCAACAGGCttcagcaacagcagcagcaagcCTCCCGTTTCCGCTCCACCCTACTCCACAGTTTTTCCACCAACGACGCCAGCATTGGCGAGTACAAATATACAGTCACAGTTGACAACCATTCCCTCAAGATCACTGGATCCAATCTGGATCTCGTTAAG acagcTAAACTGGTACTTGAGGAATATTTTTCTGGTGATTCTGAACACTTTACCAGTGGAGTTGAGTACTTCAGTTTCGAGGAGGAACCGGCTTACGCTCCTGTTACTCCCACGACTCCGCACACCCCGATTACTCCAGGCGGATTGAACGCCGTCGGTCGTAAACTAAGCCTAGACAGCGCAGCTACTTCAGAAAGCGAGGAAACATACAAACCTCGTCCCAATTCCCAGCTCAGTCCCGCTGCTGCAGCCG GCTCCGATCAGCTTTTTTGA
- the LOC124182385 gene encoding ribonucleoside-diphosphate reductase subunit M2 B isoform X2, whose protein sequence is MEPEHKLPVITMPLQVSQKENVSRKLESLQIKENVSPKKICISPNFQQNVNGKPEIQNVDKSKAVRKIDLKENTFNPELEPLLRDNPQRFVIFPIQWPDIWKMYKKAEASFWTVEEVDLSKDMTDWNDLKDSERHFISHVLAFFAASDGIVNENLVERFSQEVTVTEARCFYGFQIAMENVHSEMYSLLIDTYVSDAKQRDFLFNAIENLPCVAKKANWALNWINNDSANFGERVVAFAAVEGIFFSGSFASIFWLKKRGLMPGLTFSNELISRDEGLHCDFACLMFQHIVQKPSQQRVTSIIRDAVVIEQEFLTDALPVAMLGMNCELMCRYIEFVADRLLVELGCPKIYNSENPFDFMENISLEGKTNFFEKKVGEYQKWGVMREKNESEFTIDADF, encoded by the exons GTTTCTCCAAAGAAGATCTGCATCTCTCCAAACTTCCAACAGAACGTGAATGGAAAGCCTGAAATACAGAAT GTTGACAAATCTAAGGCAGTGAGGAAGATTGATCTCAAGGAAAACACCTTCAATCCAGAACTGGAACCACTGCTTAGAGATAATCCTCAGAGATTCGTCATATTCCCAATTCAATGGCCGGACATTtggaaaatgtataaaaaggCAGAAGCCTCTTTTTGGACAGTCGAAGAAGTAGATTTATCCAAG GACATGACGGACTGGAATGATCTAAAGGACAGTGAGCGTCATTTCATATCTCATGTCTTGGCATTTTTCGCGGCATCGGATGGAATCGTCAACGAAAATCTAGTCGAGCGTTTCAGCCAGGAAGTGACTGTAACAGAAGCCAGGTGCTTTTATGGCTTTCAAATAGCCATGGAAAATGTTCATTCAGAGATGTACTCGCTGCTCATAGACACTTACGTCAGTGACGCAAAACaaag agaCTTCCTGTTCAATGCCATTGAAAACCTTCCCTGTGTCGCTAAGAAGGCAAACTGGGCGCTGAACTGGATAAACAACGACAGCGCAAACTTCGGTGAGCGAGTCGTTGCCTTTGCAGCGGTCGAAGGGATCTTCTTCAGTGGAAGTTTCGCCTCCATATTCTGGCTCAAAAAGCGTGGATTGATGCCAGGTCTGACCTTCAGCAACGAGCTCATTTCCAGGGACGAG GGATTGCATTGCGACTTTGCTTGTCTCATGTTCCAACACATCGTCCAAAAACCCTCCCAACAACGAGTCACTTCCATCATCAGAGACGCCGTTGTTATCGAACAGGAATTCTTGACTGACGCCCTTCCCGTCGCTATGCTGGGAATGAACTGCGAGCTCATGTGTCGCTACATCGAATTCGTCGCTGACAGACTCCTCGTCGAACTCGGCTGCccgaag ATATACAACTCCGAGAATCCGTTCGATTTCATGGAAAACATATCGCTAGAAGGTAAGACTAATTTCTTCGAGAAGAAGGTCGGAGAATACCAAAAATGGGGCGTGATGAGAGAGAAGAACGAGAGTGAGTTCACAATAGATgcagatttttaa
- the LOC124182388 gene encoding neuroguidin isoform X1 — translation MVQAIDEMEQCDLPQAFRLLGEMNANVTQVNQLVDNMLARVKSGEISTDKGLSFLEMKYHMLLSYLINLTYVVLRKCSGEKIEGDPSIDRLVEIRTVLEKIRPIDHKLKYQIDKLVKTAVTGAASGDDPANFRANPDALVGKIEASDLDPDSEDGEEKEITKTQIKKSGIYVPPRLAAVHYDGDETNTERQRKADIRAKRRAVSGAVLRELREEYLDAPAEDSQNLGEKQASLGFENKRKMEYEENYMTRLPVTKQERHRRRQVTTLGSLGDEITSFGGPSSVVKTGKKRKVPKGKAKKSFKKKKH, via the exons CTTTTAGGCGAAATGAACGCCAATGTAACACAGGTGAATCAGCTTGTGGACAACATGCTGGCAAGGGTAAAAAGTGGAGAAATATCGACGGACAAGGGTCTAAGTTTCCTGGAGATGAAGTATCACATGCTTCTCTCCTATCTCATAAACCTGACCTATGTCGTCCTGAGGAAATGCTCGGGAGAAAAGATCGAGGGCGATCCATCAATAGACCGTCTCGTTGAGATAAGGACCGTCCTTGAGAAAATTCGACCCATTGATCATAAACTTAAGTACCAGATAGACAAGCTCGTTAAAACTGCTGTGACTGGTGCTGCCAGCGGAGATGATCCAGCCAACTTCAGGGCAAATCCTGACGCTCtcgttggaaaaattgaggcCTCCGATTTGGACCCGGATAGCGAAGACGGCGAGGAAAAGGAGATCACTAAAACTCAAATCAAGAAGTCCGGCATTTATGTACCGCCCAGATTGGCTGCCGTTCATTACG ATGGAGATGAAACAAATACAGAGAGGCAGCGTAAAGCAGATATAAGAGCAAAAAGGCGTGCTGTGTCAGGAGCGGTTCTTAGAGAGCTGAGAGAGGAATATCTGGACGCGCCTGCAGAGGACTCGCAGAACCTTGGAGAGAAGCAGGCAAGTCTTGGGTTCGAGAACAAGCGTAAAATGGAGTACGAGGAGAACTACATGACTCGTCTTCCCGTCACTAAACAAGAGAGACACCGTCGTCGGCAGGTTACTACGCTTGGAAGTTTGGGTGACGAGATCACTTCCTTCGGTGGACCTTCGTCCGTTGTAAAGACCGGAAAGAAGAGGAAAGTCCCCAAAGGAAAAGccaaaaaaa gtttcaaaaaaaaaaagcattaa
- the LOC124182384 gene encoding eukaryotic translation initiation factor 4E-binding protein Mextli isoform X2 gives MATTQQLNRSRTLRKLEKPRPLKLTQHRHTTVDGRITTVEEIVSLIDNVAIHLSNGYFDRTLQMNVITMCNHLKLHAHQLEAIYKDQLDRAFVAIRNGSQDERLDVTTRVHLLELIELRAKQWRHTDAMDSYYCHKLSHLDIQGDVPLTPDTPTNLLISNLMPTASPTAPPILGPGEVIKNSGKFSKPTRISGKNYCKDEVVIRNSDSGKVNPGAKERLVQITGTSEDKINYAKDLIKDTIQRNASPVRLEQGGSDKSGIGGSSSSLNSSASDESNRLQQQQQQASRFRSTLLHSFSTNDASIGEYKYTVTVDNHSLKITGSNLDLVKTAKLVLEEYFSGDSEHFTSGVEYFSFEEEPAYAPVTPTTPHTPITPGGLNAVGRKLSLDSAATSESEETYKPRPNSQLSPAAAAESRELTYEFLLQCSAGPYAKRAPADWARIQKDCPSIVRKVQQQQQHQQQQQEQRDNNYDNHYSLSNCSIIAPYSDANNCYNNQNVAYDFDNNQQNNCRWFENRNSHSATIAVRQY, from the exons ATGGCGACCACACAGCAACTGAACAGAAGTAGAACACTAAGAAAACTTGAGAAGCCCAGACCTCTAAAGCTTACGCAGCATCGCCACACGACTGTCGACGGGCGGATCACGACtg TTGAGGAGATAGTTTCCTTGATCGACAATGTTGCGATACATCTATCGAATGGCTACTTCGACAGAACTCTGCAGATGAACGTCATCACAATGTGCAATCACCTCAAGCTTCATGCCCACCAATTGGAAGCTATTTACAAGG ACCAACTTGACAGAGCTTTCGTTGCTATCAGAAACGGTAGTCAAGATGAAAGGCTTGACGTCACGACTAGAGTTCACTTATTGGAGCTGATTGAACTCAGAGCGAAACAATGGCGTCATACAGACGCGATGGATTCCTATTATTGCCATAAACTTTCCCACCTCGACATT CAAGGAGACGTGCCGCTGACCCCAGACACGCCAACAAACTTGCTGATTTCTAACTTGATGCCAACGGCATCGCCGACCGCTCCCCCAATCCTCGGACCTGGCGAAGTGATAAAGAACAGtggtaaattttcaaaaccgaCTCGTATATCAGGAAAAAATTACTGCAAGGATGAAGTTGTGATACGCAACAGCGACTCTGGGAAAG TGAATCCTGGAGCCAAAGAACGACTTGTCCAAATAACGGGAACCTCCGAGGACAAGATAAA CTACGCTAAGGACCTTATAAAAGATACAATACAGCGAAACGCATCCCCGGTGAGGCTGGAGCAGGGCGGAAGCGACAAGAGTGGAATAGGAGGCTCCAGCTCTTCGCTGAACAGCAGCGCATCAGACGAGAGCAACAGGCttcagcaacagcagcagcaagcCTCCCGTTTCCGCTCCACCCTACTCCACAGTTTTTCCACCAACGACGCCAGCATTGGCGAGTACAAATATACAGTCACAGTTGACAACCATTCCCTCAAGATCACTGGATCCAATCTGGATCTCGTTAAG acagcTAAACTGGTACTTGAGGAATATTTTTCTGGTGATTCTGAACACTTTACCAGTGGAGTTGAGTACTTCAGTTTCGAGGAGGAACCGGCTTACGCTCCTGTTACTCCCACGACTCCGCACACCCCGATTACTCCAGGCGGATTGAACGCCGTCGGTCGTAAACTAAGCCTAGACAGCGCAGCTACTTCAGAAAGCGAGGAAACATACAAACCTCGTCCCAATTCCCAGCTCAGTCCCGCTGCTGCAGCCG AGAGCAGAGAGCTCACGTACGAGTTTCTGCTGCAGTGCTCCGCAGGCCCGTACGCAAAACGAGCCCCGGCCGATTGGGCTAGAATCCAAAAGGACTGTCCGAGCATTGTTAGAAAGgtacagcaacaacaacaacatcaacagcaacaacaagaacaacgtGACAACAACTACGACAATCACTATTCGTTGTCAAACTGCTCAATAATCGCACCGTATTCTGACGCTAACAATTGCTATAACAATCAAAACGTAGCTTATGACTTCGACAATAATCAACAGAACAACTGCAGATGGTTTGAAAATCGCAATTCTCACTCTGCCACGATTGCCGTTCGTCAGTACTGA
- the LOC124182384 gene encoding eukaryotic translation initiation factor 4E-binding protein Mextli isoform X3: MATTQQLNRSRTLRKLEKPRPLKLTQHRHTTVDGRITTVEEIVSLIDNVAIHLSNGYFDRTLQMNVITMCNHLKLHAHQLEAIYKDQLDRAFVAIRNGSQDERLDVTTRVHLLELIELRAKQWRHTDAMDSYYCHKLSHLDIQGDVPLTPDTPTNLLISNLMPTASPTAPPILGPGEVIKNSGKFSKPTRISGKNYCKDEVVIRNSDSGKVMGIKGRRVHMIEELSETIISFQRVNPGAKERLVQITGTSEDKINYAKDLIKDTIQRNASPVRLEQGGSDKSGIGGSSSSLNSSASDESNRLQQQQQQASRFRSTLLHSFSTNDASIGEYKYTVTVDNHSLKITGSNLDLVKTAKLVLEEYFSGDSEHFTSGVEYFSFEEEPAYAPVTPTTPHTPITPGGLNAVGRKLSLDSAATSESEETYKPRPNSQLSPAAAAESRELTYEFLLQCSAGPYAKRAPADWARIQKDCPSIVRKAPISFFEPEAYKVRVAAAGLVTVVPAGDTENEAE; this comes from the exons ATGGCGACCACACAGCAACTGAACAGAAGTAGAACACTAAGAAAACTTGAGAAGCCCAGACCTCTAAAGCTTACGCAGCATCGCCACACGACTGTCGACGGGCGGATCACGACtg TTGAGGAGATAGTTTCCTTGATCGACAATGTTGCGATACATCTATCGAATGGCTACTTCGACAGAACTCTGCAGATGAACGTCATCACAATGTGCAATCACCTCAAGCTTCATGCCCACCAATTGGAAGCTATTTACAAGG ACCAACTTGACAGAGCTTTCGTTGCTATCAGAAACGGTAGTCAAGATGAAAGGCTTGACGTCACGACTAGAGTTCACTTATTGGAGCTGATTGAACTCAGAGCGAAACAATGGCGTCATACAGACGCGATGGATTCCTATTATTGCCATAAACTTTCCCACCTCGACATT CAAGGAGACGTGCCGCTGACCCCAGACACGCCAACAAACTTGCTGATTTCTAACTTGATGCCAACGGCATCGCCGACCGCTCCCCCAATCCTCGGACCTGGCGAAGTGATAAAGAACAGtggtaaattttcaaaaccgaCTCGTATATCAGGAAAAAATTACTGCAAGGATGAAGTTGTGATACGCAACAGCGACTCTGGGAAAG TGATGGGAATAAAGGGGAGACGAGTTCACATGATTGAGGAGCTCAGCGAGACAATCATCTCCTTCCAGCGAG TGAATCCTGGAGCCAAAGAACGACTTGTCCAAATAACGGGAACCTCCGAGGACAAGATAAA CTACGCTAAGGACCTTATAAAAGATACAATACAGCGAAACGCATCCCCGGTGAGGCTGGAGCAGGGCGGAAGCGACAAGAGTGGAATAGGAGGCTCCAGCTCTTCGCTGAACAGCAGCGCATCAGACGAGAGCAACAGGCttcagcaacagcagcagcaagcCTCCCGTTTCCGCTCCACCCTACTCCACAGTTTTTCCACCAACGACGCCAGCATTGGCGAGTACAAATATACAGTCACAGTTGACAACCATTCCCTCAAGATCACTGGATCCAATCTGGATCTCGTTAAG acagcTAAACTGGTACTTGAGGAATATTTTTCTGGTGATTCTGAACACTTTACCAGTGGAGTTGAGTACTTCAGTTTCGAGGAGGAACCGGCTTACGCTCCTGTTACTCCCACGACTCCGCACACCCCGATTACTCCAGGCGGATTGAACGCCGTCGGTCGTAAACTAAGCCTAGACAGCGCAGCTACTTCAGAAAGCGAGGAAACATACAAACCTCGTCCCAATTCCCAGCTCAGTCCCGCTGCTGCAGCCG AGAGCAGAGAGCTCACGTACGAGTTTCTGCTGCAGTGCTCCGCAGGCCCGTACGCAAAACGAGCCCCGGCCGATTGGGCTAGAATCCAAAAGGACTGTCCGAGCATTGTTAGAAAG GCTCCGATCAGCTTTTTTGAACCGGAGGCATACAAGGTGCGAGTCGCAGCTGCAGGTCTTGTTACCGTCGTACCTGCCGGTGACACAGAAAATGAAGCAGAGTGA
- the LOC124182384 gene encoding eukaryotic translation initiation factor 4E-binding protein Mextli isoform X1, producing the protein MATTQQLNRSRTLRKLEKPRPLKLTQHRHTTVDGRITTVEEIVSLIDNVAIHLSNGYFDRTLQMNVITMCNHLKLHAHQLEAIYKDQLDRAFVAIRNGSQDERLDVTTRVHLLELIELRAKQWRHTDAMDSYYCHKLSHLDIQGDVPLTPDTPTNLLISNLMPTASPTAPPILGPGEVIKNSGKFSKPTRISGKNYCKDEVVIRNSDSGKVMGIKGRRVHMIEELSETIISFQRVNPGAKERLVQITGTSEDKINYAKDLIKDTIQRNASPVRLEQGGSDKSGIGGSSSSLNSSASDESNRLQQQQQQASRFRSTLLHSFSTNDASIGEYKYTVTVDNHSLKITGSNLDLVKTAKLVLEEYFSGDSEHFTSGVEYFSFEEEPAYAPVTPTTPHTPITPGGLNAVGRKLSLDSAATSESEETYKPRPNSQLSPAAAAESRELTYEFLLQCSAGPYAKRAPADWARIQKDCPSIVRKVQQQQQHQQQQQEQRDNNYDNHYSLSNCSIIAPYSDANNCYNNQNVAYDFDNNQQNNCRWFENRNSHSATIAVRQY; encoded by the exons ATGGCGACCACACAGCAACTGAACAGAAGTAGAACACTAAGAAAACTTGAGAAGCCCAGACCTCTAAAGCTTACGCAGCATCGCCACACGACTGTCGACGGGCGGATCACGACtg TTGAGGAGATAGTTTCCTTGATCGACAATGTTGCGATACATCTATCGAATGGCTACTTCGACAGAACTCTGCAGATGAACGTCATCACAATGTGCAATCACCTCAAGCTTCATGCCCACCAATTGGAAGCTATTTACAAGG ACCAACTTGACAGAGCTTTCGTTGCTATCAGAAACGGTAGTCAAGATGAAAGGCTTGACGTCACGACTAGAGTTCACTTATTGGAGCTGATTGAACTCAGAGCGAAACAATGGCGTCATACAGACGCGATGGATTCCTATTATTGCCATAAACTTTCCCACCTCGACATT CAAGGAGACGTGCCGCTGACCCCAGACACGCCAACAAACTTGCTGATTTCTAACTTGATGCCAACGGCATCGCCGACCGCTCCCCCAATCCTCGGACCTGGCGAAGTGATAAAGAACAGtggtaaattttcaaaaccgaCTCGTATATCAGGAAAAAATTACTGCAAGGATGAAGTTGTGATACGCAACAGCGACTCTGGGAAAG TGATGGGAATAAAGGGGAGACGAGTTCACATGATTGAGGAGCTCAGCGAGACAATCATCTCCTTCCAGCGAG TGAATCCTGGAGCCAAAGAACGACTTGTCCAAATAACGGGAACCTCCGAGGACAAGATAAA CTACGCTAAGGACCTTATAAAAGATACAATACAGCGAAACGCATCCCCGGTGAGGCTGGAGCAGGGCGGAAGCGACAAGAGTGGAATAGGAGGCTCCAGCTCTTCGCTGAACAGCAGCGCATCAGACGAGAGCAACAGGCttcagcaacagcagcagcaagcCTCCCGTTTCCGCTCCACCCTACTCCACAGTTTTTCCACCAACGACGCCAGCATTGGCGAGTACAAATATACAGTCACAGTTGACAACCATTCCCTCAAGATCACTGGATCCAATCTGGATCTCGTTAAG acagcTAAACTGGTACTTGAGGAATATTTTTCTGGTGATTCTGAACACTTTACCAGTGGAGTTGAGTACTTCAGTTTCGAGGAGGAACCGGCTTACGCTCCTGTTACTCCCACGACTCCGCACACCCCGATTACTCCAGGCGGATTGAACGCCGTCGGTCGTAAACTAAGCCTAGACAGCGCAGCTACTTCAGAAAGCGAGGAAACATACAAACCTCGTCCCAATTCCCAGCTCAGTCCCGCTGCTGCAGCCG AGAGCAGAGAGCTCACGTACGAGTTTCTGCTGCAGTGCTCCGCAGGCCCGTACGCAAAACGAGCCCCGGCCGATTGGGCTAGAATCCAAAAGGACTGTCCGAGCATTGTTAGAAAGgtacagcaacaacaacaacatcaacagcaacaacaagaacaacgtGACAACAACTACGACAATCACTATTCGTTGTCAAACTGCTCAATAATCGCACCGTATTCTGACGCTAACAATTGCTATAACAATCAAAACGTAGCTTATGACTTCGACAATAATCAACAGAACAACTGCAGATGGTTTGAAAATCGCAATTCTCACTCTGCCACGATTGCCGTTCGTCAGTACTGA
- the LOC124182388 gene encoding neuroguidin isoform X2, translating into MEQCDLPQAFRLLGEMNANVTQVNQLVDNMLARVKSGEISTDKGLSFLEMKYHMLLSYLINLTYVVLRKCSGEKIEGDPSIDRLVEIRTVLEKIRPIDHKLKYQIDKLVKTAVTGAASGDDPANFRANPDALVGKIEASDLDPDSEDGEEKEITKTQIKKSGIYVPPRLAAVHYDGDETNTERQRKADIRAKRRAVSGAVLRELREEYLDAPAEDSQNLGEKQASLGFENKRKMEYEENYMTRLPVTKQERHRRRQVTTLGSLGDEITSFGGPSSVVKTGKKRKVPKGKAKKSFKKKKH; encoded by the exons CTTTTAGGCGAAATGAACGCCAATGTAACACAGGTGAATCAGCTTGTGGACAACATGCTGGCAAGGGTAAAAAGTGGAGAAATATCGACGGACAAGGGTCTAAGTTTCCTGGAGATGAAGTATCACATGCTTCTCTCCTATCTCATAAACCTGACCTATGTCGTCCTGAGGAAATGCTCGGGAGAAAAGATCGAGGGCGATCCATCAATAGACCGTCTCGTTGAGATAAGGACCGTCCTTGAGAAAATTCGACCCATTGATCATAAACTTAAGTACCAGATAGACAAGCTCGTTAAAACTGCTGTGACTGGTGCTGCCAGCGGAGATGATCCAGCCAACTTCAGGGCAAATCCTGACGCTCtcgttggaaaaattgaggcCTCCGATTTGGACCCGGATAGCGAAGACGGCGAGGAAAAGGAGATCACTAAAACTCAAATCAAGAAGTCCGGCATTTATGTACCGCCCAGATTGGCTGCCGTTCATTACG ATGGAGATGAAACAAATACAGAGAGGCAGCGTAAAGCAGATATAAGAGCAAAAAGGCGTGCTGTGTCAGGAGCGGTTCTTAGAGAGCTGAGAGAGGAATATCTGGACGCGCCTGCAGAGGACTCGCAGAACCTTGGAGAGAAGCAGGCAAGTCTTGGGTTCGAGAACAAGCGTAAAATGGAGTACGAGGAGAACTACATGACTCGTCTTCCCGTCACTAAACAAGAGAGACACCGTCGTCGGCAGGTTACTACGCTTGGAAGTTTGGGTGACGAGATCACTTCCTTCGGTGGACCTTCGTCCGTTGTAAAGACCGGAAAGAAGAGGAAAGTCCCCAAAGGAAAAGccaaaaaaa gtttcaaaaaaaaaaagcattaa